From the bacterium genome, one window contains:
- a CDS encoding cupin domain-containing protein, with protein MKEQIRKVAARVRELREIAGVPADELASELKVSGAEYRAFEDGAADIPLGVLCAIAARFGVELSTLLTGEMPRLHVYSVVRAGQGPSVERRTEHRYQSLAPNFAHKRAEPFIVTVDPAPAGGGARPGAHPGQEFHYLLEGELAVDIGGHEVLLHPGDALYFDAGLPHTLRAAGTASARLLAVVL; from the coding sequence ATGAAGGAGCAGATCCGCAAGGTCGCAGCGCGCGTCCGCGAGCTGCGGGAGATCGCCGGAGTGCCGGCGGACGAACTGGCGAGCGAGCTGAAGGTCTCGGGTGCGGAGTACCGCGCGTTCGAGGACGGGGCGGCCGACATCCCGCTCGGCGTGCTCTGCGCCATCGCCGCGCGCTTCGGCGTCGAGCTGTCCACGCTGCTGACCGGCGAGATGCCGCGGCTGCACGTCTACTCGGTGGTCCGCGCGGGGCAGGGGCCCTCGGTGGAGCGGCGCACGGAGCACCGCTACCAGAGCCTGGCGCCGAACTTCGCCCACAAGCGGGCCGAGCCGTTCATCGTCACGGTGGACCCGGCGCCGGCCGGGGGCGGCGCGCGCCCCGGCGCGCACCCCGGGCAGGAGTTCCACTACCTGCTCGAGGGGGAGCTGGCCGTCGACATCGGCGGGCACGAGGTGCTGCTGCACCCCGGCGACGCGCTCTACTTCGACGCCGGCCTGCCGCACACGCTGCGGGCGGCGGGCACCGCGAGCGCGCGCCTGCTCGCCGTCGTCCTCTAG